One genomic segment of Pseudomonadota bacterium includes these proteins:
- a CDS encoding glycosyltransferase yields MSCPQPTQGVEAPQPVQRRRILHVVPTYYPAVRYGGPIRSVHGLASALARRGHDVHVFTTNMDGDENLDVPLDRPVVRDGVNVHYFPVPALRRLAWSPAMGRALRESAADFDVMHLHAVFVWPLQAAARAARRARVPYLLAPRGMLVRDVIRGRSRWIKSAWIELFERRTLARAAGLHATAEIEIEDVRSLGLKFAAAYCVPNGVEWPRAHPSLGSGPYAGITRQYALFLSRISWKKGLDRLIRAWKHVPYLPLVIGGNDYEGLIPELTELARREGVQDRVVFLGPVSDLDKWALYENAQLFVLPSYSENFGNVVAEAMAMRCPVIVTRAVGVAPLVEQYGAGLVCGDTPVDIAAAVNRIASDGPLRRECGARGRAAVEAVLSWDAIAAQMEQVYEEIAVPKLLPLTAVAPS; encoded by the coding sequence ATGAGCTGCCCGCAGCCGACCCAGGGCGTTGAAGCGCCACAGCCGGTTCAACGCCGGCGCATCCTGCACGTCGTCCCGACTTACTACCCGGCGGTCCGATACGGCGGCCCGATCCGTTCGGTGCACGGGCTGGCGAGCGCGCTCGCGCGCCGCGGCCACGACGTCCACGTATTCACGACCAACATGGACGGCGACGAAAATCTCGACGTGCCCCTGGACCGGCCGGTGGTGCGCGACGGCGTCAACGTGCACTATTTTCCGGTCCCCGCGCTGCGCCGCCTTGCCTGGTCGCCTGCCATGGGCCGCGCCCTGCGCGAGTCGGCCGCGGACTTCGACGTCATGCATCTGCACGCGGTGTTCGTGTGGCCCTTGCAGGCCGCGGCGCGAGCGGCGCGGCGTGCCCGCGTTCCCTATCTACTGGCGCCACGCGGCATGCTGGTGCGCGACGTGATACGCGGACGGAGCCGCTGGATCAAGAGCGCGTGGATCGAACTGTTCGAGCGCCGCACGCTGGCGCGCGCGGCCGGTTTACATGCCACCGCGGAGATCGAGATCGAGGACGTGCGCTCGCTCGGGCTCAAATTCGCGGCGGCGTACTGCGTGCCGAATGGCGTCGAGTGGCCGCGCGCACATCCTTCGCTCGGCTCGGGGCCTTACGCCGGCATCACACGGCAGTACGCGCTGTTCCTGAGCCGCATCAGCTGGAAGAAGGGCCTCGACCGGCTCATACGCGCCTGGAAACACGTGCCGTACCTGCCGCTGGTGATCGGTGGCAATGACTACGAGGGGCTGATCCCGGAACTCACCGAACTCGCACGCCGCGAAGGCGTGCAGGATCGTGTCGTGTTCCTCGGACCGGTGAGCGATCTCGACAAGTGGGCGCTGTACGAGAACGCGCAGCTCTTCGTGTTGCCGTCGTATTCGGAGAACTTCGGCAATGTGGTGGCCGAGGCCATGGCAATGCGTTGCCCTGTCATCGTGACGCGCGCGGTAGGCGTCGCGCCATTGGTGGAGCAGTACGGGGCGGGGCTGGTATGCGGGGATACACCCGTCGACATCGCTGCCGCGGTGAATCGCATCGCCTCCGACGGGCCGCTGCGCCGTGAGTGCGGTGCGCGCGGCCGTGCTGCCGTCGAGGCCGTGCTGTCCTGGGACGCCATCGCCGCGCAGATGGAGCAGGTCTACGAAGAAATTGCCGTGCCCAAACTACTGCCATTGACTGCGGTGGCCCCCTCATGA
- a CDS encoding MBL fold metallo-hydrolase, which yields MKFTVLSHAGLLVEHRGTRIVSDPWLLGSCYWRSWWNYPEPPPGIADSLEVDYIYLTHLHWDHFHGPSLRKLLARNPFVKVLVPKVPTRRMLEDLAYLGFEDVREIPHGATVQLGEDFTLSSFQFGAAVDSAMVLAGGGRVLLNANDCKHFGLPLRQITNRFPRFDFVFRSHSSASPIPYCVDGYTEAFPNLRSPRDYIEEFSRFALHVRARHAVPFASNHCFLHRDTYAFNATAVSPEDVRAYYTQLARSSGSDSECVVMTPGSSWSDESGFDVVPFDYAGRSAHIEALRDKHAGTLAAQYDLEAAARVDHDSADRYFAGFLRALPTLLRPRWRLTFRVSDAAGAHCWVLDFATATVRRADQPDPGGPVIDVPVTVFNDCVCVRMFSAWTASKRLRIRLRSPAELAVANGVFSLLDFYELDMMPLRRNFSLRSLGVRARRWRDAVEAVVLLTRHRLLGKPFDVASLYELPAADPGR from the coding sequence ATGAAATTCACGGTGCTGAGCCACGCGGGTTTGCTGGTCGAACACCGCGGCACGCGGATCGTTTCCGATCCCTGGCTGCTCGGTTCATGTTATTGGCGCAGCTGGTGGAACTACCCCGAACCTCCGCCGGGCATTGCCGATTCCCTCGAGGTCGACTACATCTACCTCACGCACCTGCATTGGGACCACTTCCACGGACCGTCGCTGCGCAAGCTGCTGGCGCGCAACCCGTTCGTGAAAGTGCTCGTGCCCAAGGTGCCGACCCGCCGCATGCTCGAAGATCTGGCCTACCTGGGTTTCGAAGACGTGCGCGAAATCCCGCACGGCGCGACGGTTCAGCTCGGCGAGGACTTCACGCTTTCTTCCTTTCAGTTCGGAGCCGCGGTGGACAGCGCGATGGTGCTCGCGGGCGGCGGCCGCGTATTGCTCAACGCGAACGACTGCAAACATTTCGGCCTGCCGCTGCGCCAGATCACGAACCGCTTTCCGCGCTTCGATTTCGTGTTCCGCAGCCACTCGAGCGCGTCGCCGATTCCCTACTGCGTCGACGGTTACACGGAGGCGTTTCCCAACCTGCGCTCGCCACGCGACTACATCGAGGAATTCTCGCGTTTCGCGCTGCACGTGCGCGCGCGCCATGCGGTGCCGTTCGCGAGCAATCATTGTTTCCTTCATCGCGACACCTACGCGTTCAACGCCACGGCCGTATCGCCCGAGGATGTGCGTGCCTACTACACGCAGCTGGCGCGCAGTTCCGGCAGCGACAGCGAGTGCGTCGTGATGACCCCGGGCAGCAGCTGGAGCGACGAGTCGGGTTTCGACGTCGTGCCATTCGACTACGCCGGGCGCAGCGCGCACATCGAAGCGTTGCGCGACAAACATGCCGGTACGCTGGCCGCGCAGTACGACCTCGAAGCCGCGGCGCGCGTCGATCACGACAGCGCCGATCGGTATTTCGCCGGCTTCCTGCGCGCATTGCCCACGCTGCTGCGGCCGCGCTGGCGCCTGACATTCCGGGTCAGCGACGCGGCGGGCGCGCACTGCTGGGTGCTCGATTTCGCCACCGCGACCGTGCGGCGCGCCGACCAGCCCGATCCCGGCGGGCCGGTGATCGACGTTCCCGTGACCGTGTTCAACGACTGCGTATGCGTGCGGATGTTCTCGGCGTGGACCGCTTCCAAGCGGCTGCGGATACGCCTGCGCTCGCCGGCCGAACTCGCCGTGGCGAACGGCGTATTTTCGCTGCTCGATTTCTACGAGCTCGACATGATGCCGTTGCGGCGCAACTTTTCCTTGCGATCGCTCGGCGTCCGCGCGCGCCGCTGGCGCGACGCCGTGGAGGCGGTGGTGCTGCTCACCCGCCACCGCCTGCTCGGCAAACCCTTTGACGTCGCGTCCCTCTATGAGCTGCCCGCAGCCGACCCAGGGCGTTGA
- a CDS encoding Gfo/Idh/MocA family oxidoreductase: protein MTRSIGIVGAGDIVRKLHLPVLQCLDDVRIAWLYDAAPLRARAVGDAYGVRVTEAEGPRELPACDVVLLAVPAPARGAYLQEFARRETAVFCEKPFALSLEEHRNYLEWFAPHRLGCGYMRRFYRSTRIVDHLLKQGWLGDLRAIRIAEGARSRGSGSGHSFLDDPRFAAAGGVLMDLGTHTLDLALQFAGDGDSRVEHAEITFDGKVDRHAQASARIGATSTQLDYAVSWLAPQSNRLQLDFAHASVWMGIAPDACVFLGDAARPREALELGASVEGATTMNQAFALEWREFLAGLDSGSESRVSARSALATTGLAQMIRDTGIRAHE, encoded by the coding sequence ATGACGCGCTCGATCGGAATCGTCGGCGCCGGCGACATCGTGCGCAAATTGCACCTGCCCGTGCTGCAGTGTCTCGACGACGTACGCATCGCGTGGCTGTACGACGCAGCGCCGCTGCGCGCCCGCGCGGTCGGCGACGCCTACGGCGTACGCGTCACAGAGGCCGAAGGTCCGCGGGAGCTTCCCGCCTGCGATGTGGTGCTGCTCGCGGTGCCCGCGCCGGCGCGCGGCGCGTACCTGCAGGAATTCGCGCGCCGCGAAACCGCGGTTTTTTGCGAGAAGCCATTTGCGCTCTCGCTTGAAGAGCACCGCAATTACCTGGAATGGTTCGCGCCCCACCGGCTCGGCTGCGGATACATGCGGCGCTTCTACCGCTCGACTCGGATCGTCGATCACTTGCTGAAGCAGGGTTGGCTCGGCGATCTGCGCGCGATCCGCATCGCCGAAGGCGCGCGCTCGCGCGGCAGCGGCAGCGGACATTCTTTCCTCGACGATCCGCGCTTCGCCGCGGCGGGCGGGGTGCTCATGGATCTCGGTACGCACACCCTCGATCTCGCGCTGCAGTTCGCCGGCGATGGCGACAGCCGGGTCGAACATGCCGAGATCACGTTCGACGGCAAGGTGGATCGCCACGCGCAGGCATCCGCGCGGATCGGTGCCACTTCCACGCAGCTCGACTACGCCGTGAGCTGGCTGGCGCCGCAGTCCAATCGCCTCCAACTCGACTTCGCCCACGCGAGCGTCTGGATGGGCATCGCGCCCGATGCGTGCGTCTTCCTCGGGGATGCCGCGCGACCGCGCGAGGCGCTCGAACTCGGCGCGTCCGTCGAGGGCGCCACGACTATGAACCAGGCTTTTGCGCTCGAATGGCGTGAATTTCTGGCCGGACTCGACAGCGGCAGCGAGTCGCGCGTCTCGGCCCGCTCCGCGCTCGCGACCACCGGACTGGCGCAGATGATCAGGGACACGGGTATCCGCGCCCATGAATAG